AAATCTTCATGAAAGAACTCAACAAGTAAGGAAATGCTTTGTTTCCAGCATCATCGCTGTTATTATCATTTAGGGTGCTCGTGTTTAAGCATGATGATGGTGGCCCAAAGAATAACAATTTTCTCATGGTAACCAAAAATGATTACGATTTTTAAGGATTATTACATTAAAGAATATTTACACAGTTACTTCTGAAGTTATTTGTGTATTATAAACACAATGGtacatttccttttttaaatagcACACTTATTGGCAGCATCTGTATAATAGTATTATGCAATAATATTATTATCAGGAATTCTTTCGGCTTCAATAATCATGTATTAAAGTCTGATAGCGTGACAGCTGTAATGAcaacactaaaaactgctgatgTTAACAATTTATGTTGTTGGTCATGTTCATCTTATTGTCAGGCAAACTGTAATTTGGAAATAAAGtttgaatgaatgtaaaaaatTCAACTTTGACCTGCTTTTTGTGTTAAATGAAAAGGTAATGTTTCACTAAAGTGTTACACATTCATCCTGAACCAATTCTTTTCAGAGAATCAGAGGACATAACATGATTTAATGGACCAAAATTAAAGAACTATACAAAATTTCTCTCAACTTATATCTTCTCAGAGTCCACGAGGGATACACCTATAACATCAGTGATCGTCTGGGCAGTACACGCTACAAGGAGCAGTTCATGTTCATCTACAAGTGAGAGTTCACTGACAACACACATCCTGTTCATTTGCAGCTTCAAATTTTTATTCTTGAACTcactagagcagctttgcatgctTCACAGTTCTGCCGGGCCTTGGTGCAGTGCTCCTTAAAGCCCTCTTGCTTTAAGCAAACTTTCTTCAGATTGGCTTGTCCATGCAAACGGAAGCAGGTGGACAGTGCTTCATTGCTCAGAGCCAGAGTTGAGATGACTATATTATTAACatccacactgtgtgtgtgtgtgtgtgtgtgtgtgtgtgtgtgtgtgtgtgtgtgtgtgtgtgtgtgtgtgtgtgtgtgtgtgtgtgtgtgtgtgtgtgtgtagaagtGATGTGGTTACGTTGGTGAACCATGAGCAGTTTAATGAAGAGGCAACAACAGGAAAAGATGTTATTAACAGAGACCCCTACATCCTGAAATTAAGATGCAGCAATACAGGTAGGATATGTTTGTCATGGAAACAAATGCAAGGATCAACAGGGAGTTAAGCTTGTGTGTAATCAGTGTAACAGCTCACTTTAAAGCTGATACTATGTCTTCTGTGGCCTTCCTGTTGGCTGCACCTTTATGTAACCTGGATGTACAGATGAGTCTCTggtccaggtttttttttttaaagctgtgatAATCTAAATCTGTTTACACATTATGGGGAAgtgtgtatttgtatggagAGAAAATCAGCTGGTTTTAACTTTAGGGTAATTAAGTAATATATAATTATTTCATAAATGTTATTAAAAGGCAATCAATAATTTGAACTAATTTACACTAATGTAAATAATCAGTAAGACTTGAATGTAGTCCTGCCCCCTGTGTACAGTCCCAGATACACTCAAGCACAAATTCACAACCAGGTCCTCAGGTGTCTAGCCGAGAAAGTTGAGTGCAAAAGGAAATCCATCAACGCTCAACCTTTCACGAACCAAGAGGAGCATCAGTTTTCATCAACATTTGTCCGGGAGGGAGACAAGCCGAGGACAAGCCCCTCAGCCCAGGACCTGGGCCTGCTGAAGGCTGCCAGGGATTGGCAGATGCAAGTGGACTTGGATCAGAGGATCATTTTTCCCACAGAGATCATAACAACTACTCTGCGACCAGACCTCGTCCTTTGGTCTAACTCTCAAAAACATGCGTACATCATTGAGCTGACGGTACCATGGGAGGAAGCAATTGAGGAAGCATTTGAGCGGAAGAAGCTGCGCTATGCCAACTTGGCAGTTGAGGCAGAGGACACAGGCTGGAAGATCAAGGTGCACCAGGTGGAAGTGGGGTGCAGGGGCTGTGTTGCCAGTACAACAGCCAAACTGCTTAGAGAGATTGGGATCAGAGGACACTGCTGAGAGGACCAGTCACTGGCTATGCCCCCCTTCCAGCTctcttctctgctctctcctatcTTGTCCCTCTTGTCTTACTTCTCTCTATCACCTTGTCTATCCCTTTGAAGAAGTGAGGCTCCATAAATGCTAAAGAGGTAAGTATTATTTCTCAGTTGCAGTGAATagacagaaaataaactgtagaaaactaaacagaagaaagaagagaaataacataaaccagtgacacactccagggcctgatcaaccctggcagggcctccttggatgagggtgtTTAGTGATAATGGCCAAAACAcccgatgaatccaaggtccacaATTGACAATGTGTCCCAAATTTTAATATGATAATCTAGATCAGATCTCTAattcctaaacctaaccaaggaagaaaaaatggcagattagcctgggtaaaagaccgaAAGTTGAGGCACACAACGATGTTTGCTGCTGgtaaagtttctgggctgcctttcctcataacagAGATCCCTCAAGAGTCTCtccatttaaagcaatgcattatcagGGACTGTAACATCTAGCCCTTTTACTGAGTCATGGATGTaaactgtgtgtatttgtgttctcGCTGTAGTTGTGGAGGACCTGGTTATGATCCCAGTTCACACCAAACCAACGGACTCTGTGGAGGAGCTCGATGAACTATACGATGTCATCAAGATTATTAAGACGAAATGGAATACTGATGTAAGGAGAAGTTAGAGAGTGTCTAAAGCTTTGTAGCTTGGGTTGGTTGCACAACAGAGAAAGCAGGAATTCATACTTTCGTGAAAATTTGTAGATTTTGACAGAGTTGTgtagtaatgcggacgctgcaccggtccgtcgtggtgaagagggagctgagtgtaaaagcgaagctctcaatttaccggtcgatctacgtccctaccctcacctatggccacgagctgtgggtagtgaccgaaagaacgagatcgcggatacaagcggcagaaatgagcttcctccgaagggtggctggtctctcccttagagatagggtgagaagttcggccatccgggaggggctcagagtagagcagctgctgctccacatcgaaaggagccagctgaggtggttcgggcatctgacaaggatgccccctgggcgcctcctgggtgaggtgttccaggcatgtcccaccgggaggaggccccggggcagacccaggacacgctggagagattatatctctcggctggcctgggaacgccttggtattcccccggataagctggaggaggtggctggggagagggaggtctgggcctctttgcttaggctgctgcccccgcgagccggccccggacaaagcggatgaagatggatggatggatggatgtgtagTAAAAGGCGTATGAACCAATCCAAccactaaactgggaaaacaaaacaaatatatattgaGGAGTTAAAGCAAAACACTCAAATGCAAATATTTCATGTCTGTGCTGCAGAACATTATGATCTTGGGTGACTTCAATGCAGACGGCTCGTACGTTTCCAACCGTGACATGAAGACCATTCGCATTCGGGAAGACGAGAACTTCCACTGGCTGATTGGAGATAACGTCGACACTACAACAAGCACCAAGAACACCAACACCTATGACAGGTAATGCATAGCAGGTGCTGGCTGCAGCTTTATTTTGAATCGACAGACGTGAGACTGGTATCGATCTGTTCGTCagcaagaaaataaacacatcaCGCTGTTTCTTCAAATTATCTGAAATAAGGAGGAGTAGATTCTTTTGTTTTGCCACATTAAAATGGAGTGGTGCTAAATGTTCTTGCTTTTTTctaattatgtatttaaatttGGTATTATGGGTTTTTAAAATAAGCCTTTTTCCCTATCTGTGTTAAGGATCGTGGTCTATGGAGATGACATGCTTAATGCTGTGGAACCAGAATCTGCAAAAGCCTTCAACTTCAAAGAGGAGTTTAATCTCGATGATGAGCAGGTCTGttttgattaatggttttcacCAAATGAATTACTCTTATATTCTCTGCCTCATTTGCAATATCACACGTAGAATATGATTAGTCAGAAGGGTTTTAGACACTAAATTATAAGGCAgataattgtgtttttgtcacaTCACTCAGTCTGTTTAAAGATCACTGAAATAGCTGGACATGAAAAACAGAACTCGGTGTGTAAAAGCTGGCATGGTTGCTTAAAGACGGTACCAAAGTACAGCTGCGGTATGGTGTTATGGCTTTAATTAAAATTCCTAAGAGGCCGTCAATCAATGGCCACAAATATGTTGAAAATCAGCAAGCTTTCAACTTGTCTTTatagggggagaaaaaaagagagagttcAGTGACGTCGGACCTTTATTCTTACAAACAAAACTTTAGGGTAAATTATTAACAGTGTTACAGTCACTCTTTTCAAGTGTCCTTGGTAACTCTATGACCTGGGTTTGACAAAGACTCTACCCTTGGCCTGTCAGCTCATTGTCTTTGAAAATGTAAACCACTGCAGTATGGAAAGTATCCATACTGTCATTATGACAGTATGGATACTTTCCATACTGTCTGTCATGTttgcggctgtgtgcaggcaggatgaggacccaaacgcaagctCACGGAGGCAGGAatgaactcaaaaacacagctttattgctggagagaaaagagagacagcctgaggagagcacagacataacaggctggggaaaacatggaataaaacacaaggaggggaaacgagggctcacagatacacagaggggcacacggggggtaatcaaataaggaacatcttaacagaACAACCTAGAAACCACGGCATACATAAagaacaaaacccaaaacacatgaaaactaagaatgctgggccaacatggcccaggatcatGTCACTGTCATTAGGTTTTGCCTCTTCAGGCTGAACCTGCACACCAGGTGCACAGCATCAAGCTCTCACCCCAGACCTAACCTTGTCCCAGGAGGGTAAACTGGTCCCTTGAGTGTGTCCTCATAGGGTTTTGTGAAACACTCTCTTGGCCCCTCACCCAACACCATTTTGCTTTTGTAAGACCCTAGCAACCCCAGACAACATACCCCATGCACAAACCGCTGATTCATGGGGACATTCAGCTAGACCTCGATATTTGTTCAAAAACTATTAATCAgtacattttgtttcttttgcagGCTCTGAAAGTGAGTGACCATTATCCAGTGGAGGTTGAGTTGAAGTCCATAGTTGAGACAGATGAAGGAAACGGTAAGCAGGATATTTATGCATATCCAAGGCTTATGTACCATAATACTACAAGACCTGTTAAAATTGTGAAGTCAGTTTTTCATTCTTattaagaaatgtttttttttaatctttcccaaaaatgtaaaaaataaaacttacacACGTTTTAGACATTTGTTAGAAAGATATGCTTACGTTGAATATATGCAGATCATGTTCAGAGAGTGAGTTCAAAATCAACTAGATGCagaatttgttttttcctgacATGTTCAAAGTGTGATATGAACTTTCTGctcaaagaaaatatttatacatgcaaacatgtttaaaattaattaattagaaCAAATTAATTGCAGCCAAAAAGCTGAAAGGAAAAACCCCCGCCTACGCATTCTTTGTTGTGGACTTCTATAAGGAGCACAAGAAGAAGCACCCAGGAGCCAAAGTAATATTAACAGAGGTTTCCAAACTGTGCTCAGAAAAATGGAAGTCCATGTCACCTGAGGAGAAGGCAAAGTTCAAAGAGATGGCCAAGAATGACAAGCGCCGGTATGACCAGGAGATGAAGTCCTATGTACCACCTGCAGGTGCCAAGAAgggcaagaagaagaagaaggacccCAACGCGCCCAAAAAGCCACCTTCTGCTTTCTTGATCTTCACCTCTGAACACCGTGAAAAGATCAAGGCGGATAACCCGGGGATCTCCATCACTGACATCGCCAAGAAGTTTGGTGAGATGTGGAAAAAGATGAGTACCACAGAAAAGACCCCCTATGAGGCCAAGTACGCcaaactgaaggaaaaatatGAGATGGAAGTGGCTGCCTACAGAGCCAAAGGCGCCAAGAATGTGGAAccagctgatgatgatgacgaggaTGAAAATGATATTGACGGGAAGATGGCTAAGTTGTTTCTGTGATTGAGGATGTGAAGTTTGTGAtgcgtttgtttgtttatgtttgtttttgttttgggttggACGAGTTCAGCAGTATAACCTGCTGTCCCTGTCGGTTGACCTCATTTGAGCTGTACTCTTTTTCTAATTCAGGGTGTTAGATTTATattgtttattgtcatttatgcttagaaatatttaaccatatatgcttagaggtgtataatcgattgtgtagtgataggatgtgtgatctttGGCAGTCTGCATaggcttggtgtgcattccacagtgttctggcattcacacccacattctgggagcatgggagaggtcataccttctcttattgttttatggtaggataaactGTCTAtatctgttctagtctaagtgccttttgtttagatgaactgctggacttccaaaCCAGCAGGGTTAGGGAAGttgtttatggggtcacactctgaccccacccccccacacacacacacttacacaacgcacaggcaaggtactctttgtgtgtatgttaatgcacctatgcatattcatgtaacctcaataaaagagcagtgttacgggggagaagatgagagcaactggggtcaagcgaaggagcGGCGTTTGTccagttctctcccgtgcacgagaaacatgaaaaactttgcctactcgtgtcttaatttgctgtgtaattaaattgtccttaacgttccagcgaataggtttatgctacaaacctatcacagGGATTTAGTTTTTGTCACTTAGTCCCCTTTAAgagttatattttaaaattttctacTGTAATGAAATTGTATATAtatcccattaaaaaaaactgactgtGAAGCTATGCTTTTAACACGACACAattgaaataaatattaaaatcacaaTTTTACAATTTATACTATGTATTTATTGGGACAACAAAATCCACAAGATAAGAGTTACTTTAAAGGAGATGGAAATATTGGAAAAGTGATTTCATACAATAGCGTTAACACATCTGTTCTCAGGCTCAGCATTACTTATAATTGTTAGCTAGAGTCTAACTCATGGTTTAATAAACAGGGTTGTAGCTTTCAAAGACTGTATAGATGAAAGACGGAAGGTGtgccactgtgacatcatccaCTGATTTGCAAAGTGCTATTGCCTACCACTTTCACCAAAGTCACAAGTACGCGGTAGATCTTAACATGAAATCGAGTGATCTAGCGTAGCTTTTTCACATTAATGGAgaacataatttacaaaataaacatatcGTGTTCAGTGAAACTTGAAACTACCAATTGCGGCCATGAACTCATTAAAGTATTTACTAAGGTCAAAAAGGAAAAGCAGTGAGCGCTTTCCTTTATAATCCTATACAATCACTACTCTTTCTGCCACCCCCTGCTGGCTATTAGACATGTCTCCAGGCATGTCTgcactggcttcacttttcagactgaagcaacatcttttatatacatacTTTGAGAGCAGTTTCTATTGCTGAATGAGAAATATTGAGTTGAAAAAAAATGCTACAAGCATGTATGTGCCTTTTTGTTTAATCTGTATGTAACTACAACACTTCAGTTGTCTCTTCAGTCCTAAAGTGCTgttgtttaatttaataaaaccagaaacagattaaacattttaatagcaTTTCAAATAAAGCTTCATCACTACTGTTATTTTAAACACAGCTTGATAATTAAGCTTTAAGTGATTTCTTAccaaattcttttaaaaagaacaaataataacaagcattaattaaaaacaaaaaactttattgGCATCTCCCTCTTTACAAGATAACAAAACTCATGGACTTGGGCTGGTTTGTGATGGTTAGAAATTTCATATGGACACAAAATGCAGTGGACATTAGTTTTACAGTCCTTCCACATCTTAAGCTGCAGgccttcatttcatttcataacTAGATTTAAAGATATTGGTCAATATACGctgatcagccacaacattagaACAGGATGTCATCGCCTACCTAAACATTGGTGCATGGCAGCAGCCTCCTCTAGCAGGACAATGAACTATACACAAAGCAAAAACTGCTTAAGAAACATGAAGGTGTTGGCCTGGCCTCCAAAAATACCCAGACCTCAATCTAATCAGGCTCGATGGGCAGAAAGAGCCCAAAGAGATCCACTGCCAACGCCTCCACACAATAATGATTTGTGGCTGATCTGTGTGTATGAGTGAAATATCACAGTTGGAGGGCCATTGTCCTTGAAAACCTAACATCGTTAAATTTATTCCCTGTACTACTCCACTAAAGGTTGAGCACCCGAGCAGGTTTTGAGTTTGATGCGGTTTATTTTTTAACGAGCAAAACAAACTGTAGTCTTTCAGCAAAAAGACGAAGGAAGCGAGAACAGGATCAAACAAAAATCAGCAGCTCAGGTTTTACTTCTTCCCAGATTTCTTGatgccacctccagctgaaagagagagaaagcaaacaaaaagattGGGTGTTAGAAAGCATCTAATTAAAACTGCAGCCACAACTGTGACCAGTGAGATTTCAAGTTTGAAAATATATTGATGACTGAAAGACTTTAAAATTAGAGGTTTTCTCAAACAATAACAtaaatttactttatttttttaaaagaagagatCACTGCATAAACAAAATAGCATAAACAAAgtataaaatatttgaattttaaagGAGACACAAACATCAGAGAGACATGAGGTCTACTTTGGACTAAATTTGCTGCAAGTTTGGGGTTTGTTTCAGTTTCCTGACCTGCAGAGAAAGTGCAAGCTGTACAGTGAAACACCAGGGCTAACCTGAGGCTTTCACTGTAGCCATGGTAAGAAATGTTAAGCAAGGTTAAGCTACCAAGTTGACAAACATCTGAAAGCAGTC
This DNA window, taken from Astatotilapia calliptera chromosome 5, fAstCal1.2, whole genome shotgun sequence, encodes the following:
- the dnase1l4.1 gene encoding deoxyribonuclease 1 like 4, tandem duplicate 1 isoform X3; the encoded protein is MKIASFNIKKFGKKKVSDPDVLEILTKIVSRYDIILILEVVDTSGESIEIFMKELNKVHEGYTYNISDRLGSTRYKEQFMFIYKSDVVTLVNHEQFNEEATTGKDVINRDPYILKLRCSNTVVEDLVMIPVHTKPTDSVEELDELYDVIKIIKTKWNTDNIMILGDFNADGSYVSNRDMKTIRIREDENFHWLIGDNVDTTTSTKNTNTYDRIVVYGDDMLNAVEPESAKAFNFKEEFNLDDEQALKVSDHYPVEVELKRRTPTRPKSHLLLS
- the dnase1l4.1 gene encoding deoxyribonuclease 1 like 4, tandem duplicate 1 isoform X2; translation: MKIASFNIKKFGKKKVSDPDVLEILTKIVSRYDIILILEVVDTSGESIEIFMKELNKVHEGYTYNISDRLGSTRYKEQFMFIYKSDVVTLVNHEQFNEEATTGKDVINRDPYILKLRCSNTVVEDLVMIPVHTKPTDSVEELDELYDVIKIIKTKWNTDNIMILGDFNADGSYVSNRDMKTIRIREDENFHWLIGDNVDTTTSTKNTNTYDRIVVYGDDMLNAVEPESAKAFNFKEEFNLDDEQALKVSDHYPVEVELKERKQTKRLGVRKHLIKTAATTVTSEISSLKIY
- the dnase1l4.1 gene encoding deoxyribonuclease 1 like 4, tandem duplicate 1 isoform X1, translated to MKIASFNIKKFGKKKVSDPDVLEILTKIVSRYDIILILEVVDTSGESIEIFMKELNKVHEGYTYNISDRLGSTRYKEQFMFIYKSDVVTLVNHEQFNEEATTGKDVINRDPYILKLRCSNTVVEDLVMIPVHTKPTDSVEELDELYDVIKIIKTKWNTDNIMILGDFNADGSYVSNRDMKTIRIREDENFHWLIGDNVDTTTSTKNTNTYDRIVVYGDDMLNAVEPESAKAFNFKEEFNLDDEQALKVSDHYPVEVELKSIVETDEGNAKKLKGKTPAYAFFVVDFYKEHKKKHPGAKVILTEVSKLCSEKWKSMSPEEKAKFKEMAKNDKRRYDQEMKSYVPPAGAKKGKKKKKDPNAPKKPPSAFLIFTSEHREKIKADNPGISITDIAKKFGEMWKKMSTTEKTPYEAKYAKLKEKYEMEVAAYRAKGAKNVEPADDDDEDENDIDGKMAKLFL
- the dnase1l4.1 gene encoding deoxyribonuclease 1 like 4, tandem duplicate 1 isoform X4 — encoded protein: MKIASFNIKKFGKKKVSDPDVLEILTKIVSRYDIILILEVVDTSGESIEIFMKELNKVHEGYTYNISDRLGSTRYKEQFMFIYKSDVVTLVNHEQFNEEATTGKDVINRDPYILKLRCSNTVVEDLVMIPVHTKPTDSVEELDELYDVIKIIKTKWNTDNIMILGDFNADGSYVSNRDMKTIRIREDENFHWLIGDNVDTTTSTKNTNTYDRIVVYGDDMLNAVEPESAKAFNFKEEFNLDDEQALKVSDHYPVEVELKSTRRSTQEPK